The proteins below come from a single Nocardiopsis gilva YIM 90087 genomic window:
- the menB gene encoding 1,4-dihydroxy-2-naphthoyl-CoA synthase gives MSSVIDWQRSGEYSDIIYETAEGIAKITINRPERHNAFRPQTLFELQHAFNVARDDSEVGVIIFTGAGDQAFCSGGDQKIRGEDGYLGDDAVAQQGIGRLNVLDLQVQMRRLPKPIICMVAGWSIGGGNVLQVCCDLTIAADNAKFGQTGPKVGSFDGGYGSWLLAQTVGLKKAREIWYLCRQYSAQEALEMGMVNTVVPLEKLEEETVAWAREMLEKSPLALRMVKGAINAVSDGAAGMQQFAGDTTMLYYMSEEAQEGRDAFKEKRKPRFDQFPRRP, from the coding sequence GTGAGCAGCGTGATCGACTGGCAGCGGTCGGGAGAATATTCCGACATCATCTACGAGACCGCCGAGGGCATCGCCAAGATCACGATCAATCGGCCCGAGCGGCACAACGCCTTCCGCCCGCAGACGCTCTTCGAACTCCAGCACGCCTTCAACGTGGCACGCGACGACTCCGAGGTCGGGGTGATCATTTTCACCGGCGCCGGGGACCAGGCGTTCTGCTCCGGTGGCGACCAGAAGATCCGCGGCGAAGACGGCTACCTCGGCGACGACGCCGTGGCCCAGCAGGGCATCGGCCGACTCAACGTCCTCGACCTGCAGGTGCAGATGCGCCGCCTGCCCAAGCCGATCATCTGCATGGTGGCGGGCTGGTCCATCGGCGGCGGCAACGTCCTGCAGGTGTGCTGCGACCTCACCATCGCCGCCGACAACGCGAAGTTCGGGCAGACCGGCCCCAAGGTCGGTTCGTTCGACGGCGGCTACGGCTCGTGGCTGCTCGCCCAGACGGTCGGGCTGAAGAAGGCCCGCGAGATCTGGTACCTGTGCCGCCAGTACAGCGCCCAGGAGGCGCTGGAGATGGGCATGGTCAACACGGTCGTCCCGCTGGAGAAGCTGGAGGAGGAGACCGTTGCGTGGGCCCGCGAGATGCTGGAGAAGTCTCCGCTGGCGCTGCGCATGGTCAAGGGCGCCATCAACGCGGTCAGCGACGGCGCCGCGGGCATGCAGCAGTTCGCCGGGGACACCACGATGCTCTACTACATGAGCGAGGAGGCCCAGGAGGGCCGCGACGCCTTCAAGGAGAAGCGCAAGCCGCGCTTCGACCAGTTCCCGCGTCGTCCCTAG
- a CDS encoding o-succinylbenzoate synthase produces the protein MDDSTPAGPEAGRAFSIPMRTRFRGVTAREGLLVRGPAGWGEFSPFAEYPPRECARWWAACREAAEEGWPAPVRRRVPVNVTVPAVGPEDAARIVAEGGCATAKVKVAERGQTPAEDIARVEAVRDAIGPAGRVRVDANGAWDVETAVRMLGALDRFDLEYVEQPCATLEELAQVRRRTDVPVAADESIRRAEDPLKVRAADAADIVVLKVQPLGGVRAALRVAEACGLPVVVSSAVETSVGLAAGVALAAALPELPYACGLATMRLLRADVTADPLVPVDGHLPVRVPAVDEERLAAVEIDAGPWRARMAAARAEWRS, from the coding sequence ATGGACGATTCCACCCCCGCGGGGCCCGAGGCCGGACGCGCGTTCTCGATCCCGATGCGGACCCGCTTCCGCGGCGTCACCGCGCGCGAGGGCCTGCTGGTCCGCGGCCCCGCGGGCTGGGGGGAGTTCTCCCCCTTCGCCGAGTACCCGCCGCGGGAGTGCGCCCGCTGGTGGGCCGCGTGCCGCGAAGCCGCCGAGGAGGGCTGGCCGGCACCGGTGCGCCGACGCGTCCCGGTCAACGTCACCGTGCCCGCGGTCGGCCCCGAGGACGCGGCGCGGATCGTGGCCGAGGGCGGGTGCGCGACCGCGAAGGTGAAGGTCGCCGAGCGCGGTCAGACACCGGCCGAGGACATCGCCCGAGTGGAGGCCGTACGCGACGCCATCGGCCCCGCCGGACGGGTGCGCGTCGACGCCAACGGCGCTTGGGACGTGGAGACCGCCGTGCGCATGCTCGGCGCGCTGGACCGCTTCGACCTGGAGTACGTCGAGCAGCCCTGCGCCACCCTGGAGGAACTGGCCCAGGTGCGGCGGCGCACCGACGTCCCGGTGGCGGCCGACGAGTCCATCCGCCGGGCCGAGGACCCGCTGAAGGTGCGCGCGGCGGATGCCGCCGACATCGTGGTGCTGAAGGTGCAGCCGCTGGGCGGGGTCCGCGCCGCGCTGCGCGTGGCCGAGGCGTGCGGGCTGCCGGTGGTGGTGTCCAGCGCCGTGGAGACCTCGGTGGGCCTGGCGGCCGGTGTCGCACTCGCCGCCGCCCTGCCGGAGCTGCCCTACGCCTGCGGGCTGGCGACGATGCGGCTGCTCCGCGCCGATGTGACCGCCGATCCGCTGGTGCCCGTCGACGGCCACCTGCCGGTGCGGGTGCCCGCGGTCGACGAGGAGCGGCTGGCGGCCGTCGAGATCGACGCGGGGCCGTGGCGCGCCCGCATGGCCGCGGCCCGTGCGGAGTGGCGGTCCTGA
- the menD gene encoding 2-succinyl-5-enolpyruvyl-6-hydroxy-3-cyclohexene-1-carboxylic-acid synthase, with protein MNPSTALARVLVDELARCGLAEAVIAPGSRSTPLALALVAHPGIRVHVRIDERSAAFLALGLARASRRAVALVCTSGTAAANFHPAVLEADQSCVPLLVLTADRPPELRGTGANQTVDQIKLFGSAVRLFTEVGAAERLPGMVAYWRSLACRAWAATDTERPGPVHLNLAFRDPLIPDGPGCGEEWPEPLTGRVDGRAWIERPAPEAQPAPVTAPSVERGVIVCGDGDYDPIPYLALSMATGWPLLAEPTSNARRAEAVSTYRQLLASPRFVADHEPELVVSVGRPGLSRQLLAYLRRARRHIAVGDPLSFADPVRTATEVVPALVPPADATPDTAWSRSWQDAETAARAAIDALLDGEEALSEPRLARDLAAHLPNGALLFAGSSMPIRDLDAAMTARCGARVIGNRGVSGIDGTVSTAIGAALAHQRDGGGPGYALLGDLAVLHDQNGLLIGAEEARPDLAIVVVNNDGGGIFSGLEQAGHPDFERVFGTPHGVSMERVAAVADLPYTRLEWATDLPKTVLGEGLRIIEVCTGRVDTAALRRRLQAAVDRALEA; from the coding sequence ATGAATCCGTCAACCGCGCTGGCGCGGGTCCTCGTCGATGAACTGGCCCGATGCGGGCTGGCCGAGGCCGTCATCGCGCCAGGGTCGCGTTCGACGCCCCTCGCGCTCGCCCTGGTCGCCCACCCCGGGATCCGGGTCCACGTCCGCATCGACGAGCGCTCGGCGGCCTTCCTCGCGCTCGGTCTGGCACGCGCCTCGCGGCGCGCCGTCGCCCTGGTGTGCACCTCGGGCACAGCGGCGGCCAACTTCCACCCGGCGGTACTGGAGGCCGACCAGAGCTGCGTGCCGCTGCTCGTGCTCACCGCCGACCGTCCACCCGAGCTGCGCGGCACCGGCGCCAACCAGACCGTCGACCAGATCAAGCTCTTCGGATCGGCCGTGCGCCTGTTCACCGAGGTCGGCGCGGCCGAGCGGCTGCCGGGCATGGTCGCCTACTGGAGATCGCTGGCCTGCCGTGCGTGGGCCGCGACCGACACGGAGCGTCCCGGGCCGGTCCACCTCAACCTGGCCTTCCGCGACCCGCTCATCCCGGATGGGCCGGGCTGCGGCGAGGAGTGGCCGGAACCCCTGACGGGCCGCGTGGACGGGCGAGCGTGGATCGAGCGTCCGGCGCCGGAGGCCCAGCCCGCGCCCGTGACGGCGCCATCGGTGGAGCGCGGCGTCATCGTCTGCGGTGACGGAGACTACGACCCCATCCCCTACCTGGCGCTGTCCATGGCCACGGGGTGGCCGCTGCTGGCCGAGCCCACCTCCAACGCGCGCCGTGCCGAAGCCGTCTCGACCTACCGCCAGCTGCTGGCCTCGCCACGGTTCGTCGCCGACCACGAACCCGAGCTCGTGGTCAGCGTGGGCCGTCCCGGCCTCTCCCGCCAACTCCTGGCCTACCTGCGCCGCGCCCGGCGGCACATCGCCGTCGGCGACCCCCTGTCGTTCGCCGACCCGGTGCGCACCGCCACCGAGGTCGTTCCCGCCCTCGTCCCGCCCGCCGACGCCACCCCCGATACGGCGTGGTCGCGCTCCTGGCAGGACGCCGAGACCGCGGCGCGCGCCGCCATCGACGCCCTGCTCGACGGCGAAGAGGCGCTGAGCGAACCCCGCCTCGCCCGCGACCTGGCCGCGCACCTGCCCAACGGGGCCCTGCTGTTCGCCGGCTCCAGCATGCCGATCCGCGACCTGGACGCCGCCATGACCGCCCGCTGCGGGGCGCGCGTCATCGGCAACCGGGGCGTGAGCGGCATCGACGGCACTGTCTCGACCGCCATCGGCGCCGCCCTGGCCCACCAGCGCGACGGCGGTGGTCCCGGGTACGCCCTGCTCGGCGACCTGGCCGTGCTCCACGACCAGAACGGTCTGCTCATCGGCGCCGAGGAGGCCCGCCCCGACCTGGCGATCGTGGTCGTCAACAACGACGGCGGCGGCATCTTCTCTGGGCTGGAACAGGCCGGGCACCCCGACTTCGAGCGGGTCTTCGGTACCCCGCACGGCGTCTCGATGGAGCGCGTCGCCGCCGTGGCCGACCTGCCCTACACCCGCCTCGAATGGGCCACCGACCTGCCCAAGACCGTCCTGGGCGAGGGGCTGCGGATCATCGAGGTGTGCACGGGACGCGTCGACACCGCGGCGCTGCGCCGCCGTCTGCAGGCGGCCGTCGACCGTGCGCTGGAGGCATAG
- a CDS encoding cupin domain-containing protein, protein MSYVLHMTDLREWRRGEGDLEPPSLETQGFVHASPDDSTLLAVANAFYAGLWAPQAVLVIDTGLLDVEVRWETANPAPPPGVHPEVLFPHIYGPVRRKAVIGVRYLRREPDGSFSAVQHRGATAEELDLIPHPEGGWYRSTWRSQHTLRPEGYPGERDAASGTLFMLRPGERSRWHRLRSDEMWVFNCGGPIELTFGGTGERPVADGRVTLGPHIEAGQVVQALVPAGTWQTAHPITGREGVVSLFVSPGFAWDDFELPPDD, encoded by the coding sequence ATGAGTTACGTGTTGCACATGACCGACCTTCGTGAGTGGCGTCGCGGCGAGGGCGACCTCGAACCGCCATCCCTGGAGACGCAGGGCTTCGTGCACGCCTCACCGGACGACTCCACGCTGCTCGCGGTCGCCAACGCCTTCTACGCTGGGTTGTGGGCGCCCCAGGCCGTCCTGGTCATCGACACCGGCCTGCTCGACGTGGAGGTGCGCTGGGAGACGGCCAACCCGGCCCCGCCGCCCGGGGTGCACCCGGAGGTGCTGTTCCCGCACATCTACGGCCCGGTGCGGCGCAAGGCCGTCATCGGCGTGCGCTACCTGCGGCGGGAGCCGGACGGCTCGTTCTCCGCGGTGCAGCACCGGGGAGCCACCGCCGAGGAGCTCGACCTCATCCCGCACCCGGAAGGGGGCTGGTACCGCTCGACCTGGCGCAGTCAGCACACCCTGCGCCCCGAGGGGTACCCCGGCGAGCGCGACGCCGCGTCGGGCACCCTCTTCATGCTCCGCCCGGGCGAACGCTCCCGCTGGCACCGGTTGCGGTCGGACGAGATGTGGGTCTTCAACTGCGGCGGCCCGATCGAGCTGACCTTCGGCGGCACCGGAGAGCGCCCCGTGGCCGACGGTCGCGTCACCCTCGGCCCGCACATCGAGGCCGGGCAGGTGGTGCAGGCCCTGGTTCCGGCCGGAACGTGGCAGACGGCCCACCCCATCACCGGCCGGGAGGGCGTGGTCAGCCTGTTCGTCTCGCCGGGCTTCGCGTGGGACGATTTCGAGCTGCCGCCTGACGACTGA